The DNA region CCCCACGTCGGGGCCGTCGCCCTTCCCATCCCCACCCCTCATGGGCGCGCCCCCACCCTCCCGTGGGCGCGCAGGCAACGCCCCGCGCGCCCACGACGAGCCCTCCACCCCCTCATGGGCGCACCCCCACCCCCTCGTGGGCACACAGGCAACGCCTCGCGCGCCCACGCCCACCTCCCCCCACCCGACCAGGCGAGAGGGACGCGCTGCGGGAGGGGCGGTGGAGGGGGTGGCCCGGAGAGGGGCGTTGCGGGTGATTTTCAGACTGCCAACGGTCTCAACACCCCACCCACAGAGTCGGCAGTCGGAAAATCATCCAGCCCCCGGAGCGGCCACCCCCGGAACCGCCCCGGCCACCCACCCTCCCGAGAGCCCCCCACCCCCAAACACCACCCCCCACCCCCACACCCCCCGGAAAACCCAAAAGGCCCGGAGCCTCCCGGCCCCGGGCCCACCCGTCCCCCTCATCCGATCAAGTCCAGCGACCCCGCCAACTGCCCCGTCCCGATCAGGTCGTACCCTCCCGCCAGCACCAGGACCAGCAGCGCCGCCACCGTCACCCCCGTGTAGTGCAGCCGCCCGAACACCCCCCACCAGCCCCGCCGCCAAGCGACCACCGCGCAGACCACCATCAGCAGGGTGAGTCCCGCCGCCGCCAGGTACATCGCCGGCACCACCTGCAGCAGCGGCGAATCCCCCAGGAACAGCGTCTGGTTGAGCGCATTGGAGTCCGAGGTCAGCAGCGCGAAGCACCCCGTCGCCACCACCAGCACCGCCCCGGTCAGCCACCCCAGCAGCCGAGCGGCCGGCTGCCCGGCCCGCCCCGCGCCCCGCGCGGCCCGCACCACCGCCGCCACCCCCCACCCGATCACCGTCAGCGCCAGCAGCGCCAGGCTCCCGAGCGCGATCCGCTGGTGCAGCTCGGGCGCCTGGTACCAGGCCAACGGCTCGTACGCGATGGTCGGGTCACTGTCCGTCAGCATCGAGGTGACCTCCCCGTCCCCGTCCAGCTCGAAGGCGATCCGAGCGGTCCCGCCCACCTGCTGGAAGAGCCCCGGCTGGACCTGCTCCCACTGGGTCTCCCCCGCCGAGGGATCCCGGGTGACCGGCCCGCTCACGACCAGCCGCCCGTCCCGGGCGGCGATGTGCACCGACCCCATCAGCGCCGCCGCCTTGGTCAGGTTCGAGTGGCTGACCCGGGTCGACCGGAAGTCCCCGGTGAACTTCGACAGCTCCCCACCCACCACCGCCGGCGAGGCGCCCGCAGCCGGGTAGAAGCGGTCCACGAACGCGTTGAGCACCTGCTGGGTGGTCCACCCTCCGGTGGCGTCCTCGCCGTCGCCGTTCACGGTCACGTACAGCCCGACCCCCTGCGCCGGCAGCAGCGCCAGGTTGCTGTGGAACCCGGGCACGTCCCCGTCCTTCACCAGGAGCTGCCGCCCGTTCCGGTCACGCTGCTCGAGCAGGTACGCCATGCCGGGCATCCGCTGGTCCGGCCCGAAGTGCCGGGCGAGCAGCAGGGTGTCGCCCTCCTGGTCCAGGATCGAACGGCCCTCGATGGCCCCGCCGTTCAGCTGGGCGAGCATCAGCCGCCCCATGTCGTCGACGGTGGTGACGGCGGCCGCACCGGTCGGGGTGAGCGGCCCGTACAGCCCCTTGGTCTCGGTCTGCCCGTCCCCGTCCGGCCGGTAGCCGTGCGCGAGGTCGGCGTCGATGGGGGCCGGGTGCGGCTGGGTGAAGGTGGTGCGGTCCATGCCGAGCGGCCGCAGCACGTGCTGCGCGACGTACTGGTCGAACGGCTGGCCGGAAACCACCTCGACCAGGTAACCGGCCAGCGCGACACCGTAGTTGTCGTACGCGGCGGTCACCCCGGGGGCGCGCACCCG from Kitasatospora cathayae includes:
- a CDS encoding serine hydrolase domain-containing protein — translated: MSTRHVAANRTLVKRGWVRLVLVLAAIGLFLYGLTPDRAHAATASMGNGSSVATGGSAAPPDPASVKRLFDEIVPKLLAEHKIPGAAVSVVAGGRQVFAGGYGVSDVPNRKPVDPARTAFFMGSDAKVFTAVAVLQQVRAGKLDLHADVNRYLTAFKIRDSYPGHPVTVENLLTHTGGFDDTFMGLAEAEPQHTGGLGAALAAHQPDRVRAPGVTAAYDNYGVALAGYLVEVVSGQPFDQYVAQHVLRPLGMDRTTFTQPHPAPIDADLAHGYRPDGDGQTETKGLYGPLTPTGAAAVTTVDDMGRLMLAQLNGGAIEGRSILDQEGDTLLLARHFGPDQRMPGMAYLLEQRDRNGRQLLVKDGDVPGFHSNLALLPAQGVGLYVTVNGDGEDATGGWTTQQVLNAFVDRFYPAAGASPAVVGGELSKFTGDFRSTRVSHSNLTKAAALMGSVHIAARDGRLVVSGPVTRDPSAGETQWEQVQPGLFQQVGGTARIAFELDGDGEVTSMLTDSDPTIAYEPLAWYQAPELHQRIALGSLALLALTVIGWGVAAVVRAARGAGRAGQPAARLLGWLTGAVLVVATGCFALLTSDSNALNQTLFLGDSPLLQVVPAMYLAAAGLTLLMVVCAVVAWRRGWWGVFGRLHYTGVTVAALLVLVLAGGYDLIGTGQLAGSLDLIG